The genomic segment CGCGCCGGTTTCGCGGATGTCAACGAGAAGCGTGTCGAGGCGATTCTTTTCTACGAATTCCTTGTGAAGGATCAGGCCATAGGCGTTGCCGAGATCGACTATGAAATCTCCCGGCACGCCGGATAACGCGCCCTCGATCGCCGGCACCTGCATGACGAGACGAAATGGAACCGACGTACCGCCATCGGGTGTCCGGAACCGCTCCGGTCGATAGATCGTCAGACTGGAGTCACCGTAATCTACCAACACGGGAAACCGCGAAAGAAAATCAAAGCCAATCACGCCGCCGAACGGCGCGCCATCAGCCCCCTGGTGACCGATGCCGGACAGATCCATCACCCCGCCGATCTGCCCATACAAAAAGACATCACCTACCTGCAGCGAATCGATTCGGACCATCATCACCTCAGTGAAACCGCCCATTCCTTTCGCCGGGATCGTCCCAGCAGCTTCCAGGTCGAACTCAGCTACCGCCAACTCGTTGAAAATGGTAGCCGAGGCTCCCGAATCGAGGATCAACCAGACACGCCGCTTACCATTGATGACCGCGGGGACATATATATGGCCCGCCCGATATGAGAACGGCACGCGAACAGAGTCCCCTTCGCTCACGAATCGATACCCTGTGTCCGGCTCGACCGGCATGCTGAAAACGGCGCTGTCGAACGGTTCATTGATCCGGCAGGACTCGGCGTCGAATTCGATAGTCAGTGGGACCTCCGGCGCCTCGAGCTGCGTCCGCATAGGCGTGAGAATACCGTTTACCGGCTGATAGTTGTCAAAATAGGTGACAGTCTGGACATTGTCCAACCGGCTCAACATCTGAGCAAGGACGCCGGTGGTCCCGTTGAAATACGCCAGGACGGTATCTCCCTCAGAGGGGATAAATGCTATGAGGTAAAAGCCGGTGTCCTCGCGTACGACGGTACCCTTGTACGAGACGCTGTTGCCGCGTCGCGATGGGTCCAGGTACGCGTGGGTCTCGAAATAAAGGGATTTGATGAGTTCGCGTTTTTCGTATCCGCTGATTTCCATCAGCCGCCCATTCTGGTCTCGCTGCCAGGCGATGCGGCCATCGAACCCCTGCGCCACAGAAAACTGACCAAACGACAGTTCCAGAAGGATGCGGTCCGGCGGCATCAGATACTCAGTGAAACGTCCGGGCTGACCGTTATACGTCAACTTGCCTGTTACCTTCACGTATCGCACCTGCTGCAAGCTCACCACCGCGGCCGGCCCCCCAACCGAGACGGCAAATAACGAATCGAGATCAAACGGGGAATCCGCCCGCGTCGGCGTGGCGCCGATGAAGGAAGCCCAAACCGTCATGGAGACGAACAGGCAGCACATACTGTTAGTACTCATGTTGATGATACTCCGAAATCACGATCAGTCCCACCAGCACCCACGAGGTCAGTAACGCCGTACCTCCGTAGCTCACGAACGGAAGCGGCAGACCCGTGACCGGCATCAACCCCAGGGTCATGCCGATATTCACGATAAACTGGAAGAAGAAAATACTGATAGCGCCGAAGATGACGTTGGAGGCGAACTTCGAGCGGCATCTGACGGCAATGCCGAGACAGCGGTAGAAAATATACAGGAAGAGCCCGATCACGATGAGCGTCCCCAACAGTCCGAACTCCTCCCCAAAGACAGAGAAGATGAAATCCGTGTGACGCTCAGGAAGATAGTCCAGACGCGCCTGTGAGCCGTTCAGGAACCCTTTGCCGAGTATGCCTCCGGAACCAATTGCAATTTTTGACTGGATGATCTGATAGCCGGCACCGCGCGGGTCGTAGCCGGGATCGAGAAACACCAGTATCCGCATTTTCTGATAGTCTTTCAAATGGTTCCAGATCATCGGCGTGATCATACCGAACCCGAGATTGAAGAGCATCATCACGATGGAGAAGAGAAGCCCGGGGCGGAGAATACCCAGAAAGGCGATAAGCACAACAAAGTACAGCACCCAGGAAAGCCAGTAGAACGCAGCTACGAGTGAAATGAGCGGCGACAGGATCAACAGCATGTACCAAGGCGACAACCCCGACCAAAACCAGAGCGCGAACAACAGCACCATGAAGACCAGCGATGTTCCCAGATCAGGCTGCTTGAGCACCAGCGCCATCGGGATAAGCGCGAGCGCAGCAGACAGACCCAATCGTCGCTTTGACGCAATCGGCAGTCGGGTGTATGCGAAGAACCGGGACAGCGTGAGAAGCAATGCCACCTTGCCGAGGTCGGAGGGTGAGACGCTGAACGGCCCGATATCAAACCATCGCGAGGCCCCCATGCGCGAATGTCCTACCGCCAACACGGCGACCAAGAGCACCAGCGCGACGCCATAGAAGGTGTACGCCCCGGCATCAAACAGCCGCTGCGGAGCATGGAGCACCGCCAGAAACGCCATCAAGGCGATCGCCAGCCACAGCGATTGACGCAGAAAGTAGGTTTGCTTATAGGCCGAATCGGCATAAAACTGTGCCGAGAAAATCGTGACGATGCCGATGAGCGATAAGGCGAGAAAGGCACCGATAAGCTTCCAGTCCAGGGCCCGATAATCGATTCGCGTCATCATGGCTTTGTCTCGAGTGTCGCTGTCTGGGCCACCTGGAGAGGGATCCCGAGTTTCTTCTTCATGTAGGTCTCGATGACTTTCCCCACGATCGGCGCCGCTACCTCGGAACCATGTCCTGCATTCTCGACGATCGTGCAGACCACGATCTCCGGGTTTTCGATTGGCGCAAAGCCGACAAACCAGGAGTGGTCTTTGCCGTGCGGATTCTGTGCGGTTCCGGTCTTGCCGCACACAGTGTACAACTCGTTTCGCAGTCGACGCGCCGTGCCGCGCCCCCCTTCGGTAACCAGGCGAAGCCCTTCACGCAGGATTGACAGTGTCCTCGTTGAGAACGGCAACGTGAATGAAAGCTCCGGTCTGACCAGCGACTCCTGTCCGTTGGGCTTGCGAATACCGCGCACGACATGCGGCCGGTATACTTTCCCCCAGTTGGCGAGCCCGGCGTAAAACTGAGCCAATTGCAGCGGCGTCACCAGTATCTCCCCCTGCCCGATAGCGTTGTTCAGCACCAATGCCTTGGTCCAACCGTTCTTGCCGTACCGACGATCGTAATACTTGCTGTTGGGATTAAGACCGCTCGATTCGTTCGGCAAATCGATACCGGTCGGCCGGGAGAAACCGCACAGACTGTAGTATTGGCTGAGTTGATCGACTCCAACCCGAAGCCCCAACTGGTAGAAATAGACATCGCACGACATCTCGACCGCATGAATCGCCGTGGTGGTGCCGTGTCCTCGCTTTTCCCAGCATTTGAAATAGCGGTTTCCGAACTGATAGCCGCCACCGCACGACTTGAACGACGTATTCTCGTCGATCACGCCGGATTCCAGCCCAGCGCCAAGGGTCAGCAATTTGGCGGTCGAGCCGGGCGGATACAGACCATTGATTGGTCTGTTGAGTAATGGATGCGTGGAGTCATTCGAAATCTGCTGCCAGAGACTGTCGGTGACAATACCTGAGAACACGTTGGGATCAAAACCCGGGTCGGAGGTCATGCAGAGGATCTCGCCATTGCGAGGGTCGATCGCCACCACGGCGCCGCAGCAGAAAGAGTCCAATGATTCCACCGCGGTCCGCTGTACATCTTCATCGATAGTGAGCAACAGGTCCGAGCCTGCCACCGGTTGGACCGGTTCCCTGCCCTCGTACGGTCCCAGGATTTCACCGAATGCGGTGACCTCGATGAATTCGGTTCCTTCCATACCGCGTAGCGGCTGATCGTACTGCTTCTCAAGCCCTTTCTTGCCTATCGTTGCCCCCATGCGATACATCCCGGCAACTGCTTTCGCCATCTCCTGTTCGGAGACCTCGCCGACATGCCCGGTGAACGCCTCCGCCGCGAGCGAGTCGTCGTACATACGCACTTGATCCAACTGATAGCTGACACCGGGGAATTCGGAGTTCTGTTCCTCGAGCACAGCCACGATATCGAACGGGATATCTTTTCTCACCGGCGCCGGTTGATAGGGGGTCACCTGTGTCTTCCGAATCCGCTTGCGAAGCTGGAGCGTGTCGAACCCGATTATGCGGGACAGGTTGTTCAGGGTGCGCCCTTTCACCTCTTCGGCCGGGACAACAGAAACCGTATAGCTGGGACGATTGGAGACAATGATCCGCCCCTCCCGGTCCAGCATGGAACCGCGCTGTGCCTCTACCGGCACGACCCGGATGCGGTTGTTTTCCGCCAGCTGCGTCATTTCTTCGCGCTGAATTATCTGCAGTTTGAACAGACCGAACAGGATGAACAGCGCGGCGGCGACTATCAGCCCTTGCGCCACCCGCCGTCGGCTATCCAATGAAAGCGTATACCGGTCCATCTGTTATCTCTCCGAGGCCGCCTGTTTGCGGGTCAGCCCCAGAATATAGTCCCGCAGGTAGAACACCACTGCCACCAGCGCCAGTGTATACACGGCGCCCCCCATGGCGGTTCGCCATAATTGGTACGGCAGATTATCGGCCCGTTCTATCACCAGCGTACAGGCATTGTGCACGAACACACCGGCGAACAGAACGGACAGTTGCGCCGCCAGCGAATCAGCGTTGAGCCGACCCTTGCCATAGAACACCGCCACGGCGATCGCGGCGGTGAACAGAACCTGCCAGCCCATGGTCAGAGGTGTCCCGGCCGAGGCAACGATCGCCACGCCGCACGCGAACCATAATGTGAGCAGTTCCGTTTTTCGCCAGGCCACCATGAGCACCAGAAGCATCGGCAAATTGATCGAAATGCCAAAGAACGAGCTGAACGGCCGCAGGAGCGCCTGAAATGCGGCGACGAGTATCAACATGAGAAGATACGGAATGGCGTTCATCGCCCCTTGGCCCTCAATACGAATAGCTCGTCAAGAGAGTTGAAATCGGCCGCCGGCGCCAGACGCACTTCGCAGAAGGGGTCGTTCTCCGGACGGTCCACGGCGATAACGGTCCCCACAATCAATCCCGCCGGATACACACCCCCCATGCCGGAACTCAGGATCTGGTCCCCGGGCTTGACATCGCCGCGTGTCGGGATGTTGTCAACGATCAACCCCTTGGTCATGATGTATTTGGCGATCCCCATTTCCCGGCTCTCCGAGACCCGCACGGCCACACGGCTGGTCGGGTCCGTCAATAATTGCACAGTGGCGAACGTGCTGGAAACCGACACCACCCGCCCCACCAGTCCCTCTTCACTGATGATCGGCTCGCCAATAGAAATACCGTCAATAGCGCCACGATTGATGACCGCCGACGTAGGGATCCGTACACCGTTGGTCGTGGTGACCTCGGTCGGCATCAGGCTGTAGCCGAGCGGCGTTTCAAATCCGAGGATGGAGCGAAGGCGGATATTCTCGCGGCCGGACTCCTCCAGCATGGTCAGGCGCACTTTGGCGTCAACCAGCTCCGTGCGGAGCCGCATGTTCTCCTCGTCGACGCGGACGAGGTCCCGCAGGGTGTTGTGGATCTTGAAAAACGGGTAGTAGAGCCCGCGAAGTACCACTTCGCTGGCCAGATTACTGACGCCGAATTCCGGGGAGATCAGAACGATACCCAGCAGAAAGACCACCAGGTAATGAACTTTGCGCCAATGTCGGGAGAAAAGGTTTGAGATCCATCTCATGTGTCACGGCGTCCCAGCCCGACAGCGCCCTTAGTTTACGTTATCCATGAGTGCCAGCACGTCGCCGGGCGAATTCGCCTGCATCAACTTCTGTCGATTCTCTTCCGACTTCATAAGAAATGACAGCCGCGCCATAACATTCAGGTGAGCGCCGATGGCATCCTCCGGGGCGGCGATCAGGAAAAACAGGTGCACCGGCTTGTGATCCATCGCCTCGAACTCTACGCCTTTGTGGCTCCGTCCGAACGTGATCACGATCCCTTTGGCGGCACGGGTCTTGGCGTGCGGAAACGCCACGCCATAGCCTACCCCGGTCGTGACCAGGTTCTCGCGCTCGCGGACATCTTCCAGCAGCTCGTTCCTATCCTTGATCATGTTGGAGGTGGCCGCCAGATCGACCAGCTCCTGAATAACACCATCCTTCGACGATGATTTCAGATTGAAGAGTACCAGACTTTCGTCGCAGAATTTAGACAATTTCATAGGCTCAACCTTTACGTTATAGTCTCTGCTTCGTCCAACAGCAGTACCGGGATGCCGTCCGCCACGCGAAAACGGAGTTTGCAGCCATGGCAGTCGAGAACGCCTTCCCGTTCGCGGTATTCGAGCTTCCCTTTGCATTTCGGGCACGCCAGTTTTTCGAGTAACGACTGGGGCAGCGCCGCCATTTCTCTAATACTCCCTGAATTCGCCCATGCGGCGATATTTGGCCAGCCGTTCGGCCAGCAACTGGTCGACCGGCTTCTGCTTCAGTTCCGTCAACACGCGAATCAGCTCCGTCTTGACCGACGCGGCCGCGTAGACCGGGTCCGTGTGGGCGCCGCTCGGCGGCTCAGCGATGATACCGTCGATTATGCCCAGATTCAACAAATCTTCCGCCGTTACTTTCAGCGTCTCCGCGGCTTCAGGGGCACGCGCCGCATCACGAAACAGGATCGCGGCGCATCCCTCCGGCGAAATAACCGAATACCAGGCGTATTCCATCATCAGTACCCGGTCGCCGACACCGATCCCCAGCGCGCCGCCGGAGGCCCCTTCACCAATTATCACCACCACAATTGGTACGCGTAACTCAAACATCACCTGGATGTTCTTCGCGATCGCTTCTGCCTGTCCCCGCTCTTCGGCACCGATCCCCGGATAGGCCCCGGGCGTGTCGACCAGAATAACTATCGGAAGATGGAATTTGTCCGCCAGGCCGAACAATCGGCGCGCCTTACGGTATCCTTCCGGGTGCATCATGCCGAAATTGCGCAGCAGTTTCTGCTTGGTGTCGCGTCCCTTCTGCTGCCCGATGATCATGATCGGCTCACCGTCGAGTTTTGCCGGTCCCCCGACCACCGCTTTGTCGTCGGCGAAACCGCGATCGCCGTGCAGTTCGATAAAGTCGGTGGTCATCAGGTGGATATAATCGAGGGTATGGGGACGTTTGGGATGGCGCGACAACTGCACCCGCTGCCAGCGGGTCAGGCCGGAATAGATCTCCTCGCGGAGTTTCTCCAGCTTCTTCTCCATCATGGCGATCTCGCCGGAGAGTTCGATGTTCTCCCCTACCGCGAAATCCTTCATGTCGGAGATTTTCTTTTCGAGCTCCAGAATGGGACGCTCGAAATCCAGATACGGTCCGTCGGCCATGGTCGCTTTCTTGTCGTTTCGCTACGAAGGGGACCCATTCGGGGGGTTCCCCCTGGCCCGCTTCCATCGGGCCGAGCCGGACATAAAGATAAAAATCCCCACCAAAATAACAACCATAAAAAGGACCAAAAACCCAAAGACTACCAAGCGGTTCCACAAGAACATGGCCAGCGCGAACAGGCCAAAAACCGCCGAGAGCAGATAGAAGAACAAGACGATTTGGCGGGGTGTCAAACCGGCGTGCCCCAGATAGTGGAACAGGTGGCGCCGGTCGGCTTGCATGACATTGCGGCCGGACAGCATGCGCCGCACGAACGACAACCCGGTTTCCAGAAGCGGCACTCCCAGCGCAATCAACGGCACGTAGAGCGCGGCCGCCGTGAACGACTTGAAGCGCACGAGCAGCGAGACAACCGCGAAGTAATATCCGATCTGCAGCGCTCCCGAATCCCCAAGGAATATCCGTGCCGGATATCGATTCCAGAACAGAAACACGGCCAGAAAGCCGGACAACGGCAGCGTGAACACCAGCGCGGACCAGGCATCGTACAGTCCTCCGATGATCGAAAGCGTGATCGCGCCGATCAATGACACGCCGGCCGCGAGACCATCGAGTCCGTCGATCAGGTTAATGGCGTTGGTTAGTGCGACAACCCACAGGATCGTGAGCAGGGCCGAAAATCCGCCGACCTCAATCTCGCCGTAGAACGGGATACTTAGCGGGTCGATACCAAGCCCGCCTGCAAAGAGCAGCAATCCCGCGACTGCTTCGGCGAGCAATTTTACCCAGGCCGATAATGGTCGAAGATCATCGAATAGTCCGACAAGAAACACCAGGACGGCCCCGGCGTACACAAACGCGACCGGGCCGGCCAGCTCCCTCCAGAATTCGTCTGAGATAATCGTCAATGTGACGATCCCTCCCCAGAGTGCAAGAAACAGGACCACACCTCCGAGGAACGGTACCGGACGCTTGTGCCGTTTGTGTCTGCCTGGAAAATCAAGCAGCGCAAATCGCTCACTGGCGCGGATGGCGATAGGAATGCTTATCGCGGTCACAACCGCGCTGACAAAAAAGATGACCACCAGGTCGGCAGGGATCATTCGGGTCTCCGTGAACGCCTCTCCGGGAGAATTCCCACCAGGACTAAATTGACCGTCAGAAGCACCGGCAGGAGCAGCATCGAGAAGCCGTTCGGCACGTGCTTCAGAAAATACTTCCAGACCGAATAGTGGTGCAGCCAGGCGCGGCGAAACCGACCAGCAGATGCTCCCCTGCCCCAGGCATGCACGCCCCCTGCTGACGGCACGAACAGATTGACGAAGCCCGATTGGTGCAACCGCAACGACAGATCGGTGTCTTCCATGAACATGAAAAAGCGTTCGTCGAAGCCACCGATCGCATGAAATCGTTCGCGCCGGGTCATGACAAACGTTGCAGCCACTGCTTCGACCCCAGTCGTTACGGCGTAGTCGGGCAGCGTATACCAGGTGCCGCCAAACCAGCGGGACAATGTCGAACCTCGCGAGAAGAGGATGTTGGCGGTCGTTGGGAAGACCCGGCAATTAGGCTGGAACGCACCGTCCGAGAACCGCAAACGCGCCGAGGCCAGGCCGGCGCGAGGGTTGTTCTCCTGCGCTTTCACCAGTGCGGACAGCGACCCGTTGTCCACCTGCACATCCGGATTGAGAAAGACCAGATAGTTCCCCTTGGCAATGCGCGCCCCCTGATTACACGCCACCGCAAAACCGCGATTCCGCTCGTTATGTATTACCTTGGAATCAGGAAAGAAAGCCAGGACCTGTTCAGTCGAGTCGTCGCTCGAATTATTGTCCACGACAATAAGCTCATCGACGGACGGTCGGAGTTCCGAGCTGAGGCTGGTCAGGCAGTCGGTCAGCGCCGGCAGCGAGTTACAGGTGACGACGACTATCGATATGGAGTCGGATGACACTGCACGGGTGCCATTCAATTAAACTTGCCGATCAGCGATTTCCACCGCAGCAGCCAGACTTTCCAGACCGCTTCGCGGACGATTTTCTTGGACATCTTCGATGACCCGGCCACCCTATCGATAAAGACGATCGGGATCTCTTTGATGCGAAACTTCTTCTTCCAGGCGCGCATGGTCATCTCGATCTGGAAACAGTAGCCGGACGAATGGACATCCTCCAGATTAATCGTTTCGAGTACTTCACGGCGAAAGCACTTGTAACCGCCGGTAGCATCTCTGATCGGAAGGCCGGTGACAACCCGCGCATACTTGTTGGCGAAATACGAAAGCAGAAGGCGCGACATCGGCCAGTTAATAACATTGACTCCGGATATATACCGCGAACCGATCACCAAATCATGGGTCTGGATCTCACGCAGAAAGTCTTTGATATATTCAGGGCCATGTGAAAAATCGGCATCCATCTCGAACACGAAATCGAAAGACTGCTCGATGGCCCAGGTGAACCCGGCGATATATGCCCGTCCCAGCCCTTCCTTTTTCTCGCGGTGGAGCACGTGAACTTTTGGCTCAGCATTGGCCAGGCGTTCCGCAATCTCGCCGGTGCCGTCGGGCGAACTGTCATCGACTATGAGAACGTGGATTCGCGGATCGAGCGGAAGTACCGCGTGGACGATTTTTTCGATATTGTCGCGTTCGTTGTACGTGGGGAAAATAATAAGGGCCCGTTGCATAACAGTTACTTTGCCATCACTTCTACCGGCTTACTCTTCCGGCGGTTACGGAAAAAATGCAGGCCAATGATAGCCAGCACATACAGCGATGTCAACCAGGTGATCATCCGCCCGGTGGTATATCTCGACGAGTGATAACGAAAAGATACGGTATGATTCCCCGCCGGAACCGCCACCGCACGAAACGCGCCATAGGCGCGAAGGAGTTTCACCGGCGCATTGTCGACATAAGCATGCCAAGAGTCATAGTAGGTATCGGCGAGGATCAGCAGCCTCGCCCCGGCCGCACTCACCCCAACGACTGCGGAATCAATATCGTGGTCGATCACCCAGGCCGAATCAGCCGCCGTCATTCCCGGTTCGATAGTGATGCCGGGGTCTTCTTCCAGATACGCATTCGTTCGCATGTTCTCCGTGCCGGTCAGGATACGCGTATTGATCTCTCTGCGGTCCGGTATAACGTGATACTGGTCGACCAGATACACCCGCGGGAAAGCGTTCTCATTTCTCATTATCTGGCTCTCACCGAACGTTGCCACCGGCGTCACCGGCTTGTCACCAAAATAGCCGGCGGGAACGGACTGATTCGGAGGCGTGATCAGATATTTAGTCCCCACCAGATTCAAAAACCGCGCATTCAGACGATTCGTCAGCGCCGGCCCCCCCAGCAGATCATCATACCACCGCAACTGGTTGCCGTGATATCCGGCTACGACTTCGATTCCGTGGAACGGCAGCACATCGGCGGTTGGGGTGATGATATTCATCACGCGGTACTCGCCCGGGTCGCTCTTGAAAAATTGGGTCACAGGTGTGGCGCCCCACTGCGGGATCGGATCAAATGTCCCGATGAACCGCTTGTCGAAACGGGCGCCATCTATTGCCGGCACCAGCACCAGCGCCATCAATATCCCCGGACCGACCTTGCCCTCGCGATACAGCCAGATACACAGCGCCGCCAGCCCCGCAAACAGGAATGACAGCCACGCCCCTGCCTGGATTGACGGCAGATTGATAAACGCGAGATCCAGTTTGCTCACCCCCTCCTGCACCATCGAGCGTGAAGCATCTGAGTAAAACAGCGAGCACCAGGTGGAGATCATAGATCGTCCGGCCGCCGAGAACAAAAGCGCCAGGAGAAGCAGCAAGGCCGGGAAACCGAGCACGAGATAGCGGAATTTCTTGTCTCGACCGGCATCATCCACGCGCCTGCCATCAAGAAGGTGCTGGAGCCCCATCGCGGCCAAAAGTGAGATCGAAAACAGAAACAAAAACATAATCATCGAAGGGGCGCGTAACGACGACACTTTGGGAATGAGATAATAAAACAGCTTAAATATCGGCGTGGTCGCGCCGAGTGCGTAGACCAGCGCAAAAAGCGCCAGTCCGCCAAAAAACCACCGCTCCTTTCGCCGCGAAAACGTCAGCCCGAATATCCCCAGGAAAAGCGCCACCACTCCAACGGATTCCGAATTGTCCTTGAAGACGTTCTTCCCCCAATAGTAATTCTTCTCATCCCCCTGAACATTCGACCCGCAGAACTCCGGAATGAGCAACGAGAACGCTTCTTCCTCGTGCATGGACCACGAGGTAGCCCAGTCCCAGCCTTTTTTGGAATCAGCGCGGGGCGAAAAATTGGTCGTGTAATTGTAGCCGGGATAAAATTGAATGGCCGATATCAAGAGGCCAATCACCACCGCGTATGCCGTGAGCAGCGCAGGCCGAATGAGCCTGGGAATCGACGTCGTCTCCAGATACAGACGGCCCAGCTTGTACACGGCATAAAACGACACCCCCCAGAGTGTGAAATACGCCATCTGTGGATGCGGTGTCAAAATGATCAGCCCGATCACGCCGCCCAACAGTGTAAAATTGAGAAACGGCTTCGCCTCAAAGCCGCGATCAAGAAACAAGATCACCAATGGGAATAATGTCGTGACAAAAATCTTACCATCGTGTCCCGGCGCCACCAGCGACACCAGATAGCCGGAGAACATGTAACAGACTCCGGCCAGAAGTGACGCCACTTTCGAAAGTTTGAACTGCCGCGCACACAAATACATAAATATACCGGACAAGAATATGTGCAGAAACAGATTCATCCCCAGCATCCGGTAGATGTTGTCGAAAAACTTCAGAAACGTCAGCGGATAGAAAATGTCGCCGTGGAAAGCATCCACAAAGGGCATCCCGCCGAATATGTACGGGTTCCACTGCGGTACCGCATGGTGCGCATCAAAGTAATTCACATAAAATGACCGGAAGAACACGCCGGCCTGGATCTGGTCGGACATGAACAGCATCTTGTTGGAGAAGATGAACTCGGAAAACAGGATGATCAGAATAACAAACAGAACGCCGAATGCAACCGGCGTGAACCATCGAGTTGTCTCCGGCTCGAATCGGGTCACCCGCCTGGGCGATACGGACGGTGTCCGCTTAG from the Candidatus Zixiibacteriota bacterium genome contains:
- a CDS encoding retropepsin-like aspartic protease: MSTNSMCCLFVSMTVWASFIGATPTRADSPFDLDSLFAVSVGGPAAVVSLQQVRYVKVTGKLTYNGQPGRFTEYLMPPDRILLELSFGQFSVAQGFDGRIAWQRDQNGRLMEISGYEKRELIKSLYFETHAYLDPSRRGNSVSYKGTVVREDTGFYLIAFIPSEGDTVLAYFNGTTGVLAQMLSRLDNVQTVTYFDNYQPVNGILTPMRTQLEAPEVPLTIEFDAESCRINEPFDSAVFSMPVEPDTGYRFVSEGDSVRVPFSYRAGHIYVPAVINGKRRVWLILDSGASATIFNELAVAEFDLEAAGTIPAKGMGGFTEVMMVRIDSLQVGDVFLYGQIGGVMDLSGIGHQGADGAPFGGVIGFDFLSRFPVLVDYGDSSLTIYRPERFRTPDGGTSVPFRLVMQVPAIEGALSGVPGDFIVDLGNAYGLILHKEFVEKNRLDTLLVDIRETGALGGVGGAVDGRTGVARSFDMGPLYLDSLRVMLPGLSQGLAGSSELAGNIGNMVLESYKVLFDYRRSQITFYPAGPAAP
- the rodA gene encoding rod shape-determining protein RodA, which gives rise to MMTRIDYRALDWKLIGAFLALSLIGIVTIFSAQFYADSAYKQTYFLRQSLWLAIALMAFLAVLHAPQRLFDAGAYTFYGVALVLLVAVLAVGHSRMGASRWFDIGPFSVSPSDLGKVALLLTLSRFFAYTRLPIASKRRLGLSAALALIPMALVLKQPDLGTSLVFMVLLFALWFWSGLSPWYMLLILSPLISLVAAFYWLSWVLYFVVLIAFLGILRPGLLFSIVMMLFNLGFGMITPMIWNHLKDYQKMRILVFLDPGYDPRGAGYQIIQSKIAIGSGGILGKGFLNGSQARLDYLPERHTDFIFSVFGEEFGLLGTLIVIGLFLYIFYRCLGIAVRCRSKFASNVIFGAISIFFFQFIVNIGMTLGLMPVTGLPLPFVSYGGTALLTSWVLVGLIVISEYHQHEY
- the mrdA gene encoding penicillin-binding protein 2, with the translated sequence MDRYTLSLDSRRRVAQGLIVAAALFILFGLFKLQIIQREEMTQLAENNRIRVVPVEAQRGSMLDREGRIIVSNRPSYTVSVVPAEEVKGRTLNNLSRIIGFDTLQLRKRIRKTQVTPYQPAPVRKDIPFDIVAVLEEQNSEFPGVSYQLDQVRMYDDSLAAEAFTGHVGEVSEQEMAKAVAGMYRMGATIGKKGLEKQYDQPLRGMEGTEFIEVTAFGEILGPYEGREPVQPVAGSDLLLTIDEDVQRTAVESLDSFCCGAVVAIDPRNGEILCMTSDPGFDPNVFSGIVTDSLWQQISNDSTHPLLNRPINGLYPPGSTAKLLTLGAGLESGVIDENTSFKSCGGGYQFGNRYFKCWEKRGHGTTTAIHAVEMSCDVYFYQLGLRVGVDQLSQYYSLCGFSRPTGIDLPNESSGLNPNSKYYDRRYGKNGWTKALVLNNAIGQGEILVTPLQLAQFYAGLANWGKVYRPHVVRGIRKPNGQESLVRPELSFTLPFSTRTLSILREGLRLVTEGGRGTARRLRNELYTVCGKTGTAQNPHGKDHSWFVGFAPIENPEIVVCTIVENAGHGSEVAAPIVGKVIETYMKKKLGIPLQVAQTATLETKP
- the mreC gene encoding rod shape-determining protein MreC, which codes for MRWISNLFSRHWRKVHYLVVFLLGIVLISPEFGVSNLASEVVLRGLYYPFFKIHNTLRDLVRVDEENMRLRTELVDAKVRLTMLEESGRENIRLRSILGFETPLGYSLMPTEVTTTNGVRIPTSAVINRGAIDGISIGEPIISEEGLVGRVVSVSSTFATVQLLTDPTSRVAVRVSESREMGIAKYIMTKGLIVDNIPTRGDVKPGDQILSSGMGGVYPAGLIVGTVIAVDRPENDPFCEVRLAPAADFNSLDELFVLRAKGR
- a CDS encoding PTS sugar transporter subunit IIA, which produces MKLSKFCDESLVLFNLKSSSKDGVIQELVDLAATSNMIKDRNELLEDVRERENLVTTGVGYGVAFPHAKTRAAKGIVITFGRSHKGVEFEAMDHKPVHLFFLIAAPEDAIGAHLNVMARLSFLMKSEENRQKLMQANSPGDVLALMDNVN
- a CDS encoding Trm112 family protein produces the protein MAALPQSLLEKLACPKCKGKLEYREREGVLDCHGCKLRFRVADGIPVLLLDEAETIT
- a CDS encoding acetyl-CoA carboxylase carboxyltransferase subunit alpha, which translates into the protein MADGPYLDFERPILELEKKISDMKDFAVGENIELSGEIAMMEKKLEKLREEIYSGLTRWQRVQLSRHPKRPHTLDYIHLMTTDFIELHGDRGFADDKAVVGGPAKLDGEPIMIIGQQKGRDTKQKLLRNFGMMHPEGYRKARRLFGLADKFHLPIVILVDTPGAYPGIGAEERGQAEAIAKNIQVMFELRVPIVVVIIGEGASGGALGIGVGDRVLMMEYAWYSVISPEGCAAILFRDAARAPEAAETLKVTAEDLLNLGIIDGIIAEPPSGAHTDPVYAAASVKTELIRVLTELKQKPVDQLLAERLAKYRRMGEFREY
- a CDS encoding MraY family glycosyltransferase; translated protein: MIPADLVVIFFVSAVVTAISIPIAIRASERFALLDFPGRHKRHKRPVPFLGGVVLFLALWGGIVTLTIISDEFWRELAGPVAFVYAGAVLVFLVGLFDDLRPLSAWVKLLAEAVAGLLLFAGGLGIDPLSIPFYGEIEVGGFSALLTILWVVALTNAINLIDGLDGLAAGVSLIGAITLSIIGGLYDAWSALVFTLPLSGFLAVFLFWNRYPARIFLGDSGALQIGYYFAVVSLLVRFKSFTAAALYVPLIALGVPLLETGLSFVRRMLSGRNVMQADRRHLFHYLGHAGLTPRQIVLFFYLLSAVFGLFALAMFLWNRLVVFGFLVLFMVVILVGIFIFMSGSARWKRARGNPPNGSPS
- a CDS encoding glycosyltransferase family 2 protein, producing the protein MNGTRAVSSDSISIVVVTCNSLPALTDCLTSLSSELRPSVDELIVVDNNSSDDSTEQVLAFFPDSKVIHNERNRGFAVACNQGARIAKGNYLVFLNPDVQVDNGSLSALVKAQENNPRAGLASARLRFSDGAFQPNCRVFPTTANILFSRGSTLSRWFGGTWYTLPDYAVTTGVEAVAATFVMTRRERFHAIGGFDERFFMFMEDTDLSLRLHQSGFVNLFVPSAGGVHAWGRGASAGRFRRAWLHHYSVWKYFLKHVPNGFSMLLLPVLLTVNLVLVGILPERRSRRPE